The following coding sequences lie in one Euzebyales bacterium genomic window:
- a CDS encoding alpha-amylase family glycosyl hydrolase, with protein MSGPQWWRDAVLYQIYPRSWADGNGDGIGDLPGITARLDHLAWLGVDGLWLSPIYPSPMADFGYDVADHTDVHPDFGTLADLDALVAAAHERDLRVILDFVPNHTSDGHAWFRASRSSRDDPRRDWYVWRDPAPDGGPPNNWMSRFGGGPAWTFDEPTGQWYLHTFLPEQPDLNWRNPEVRRAMCDVLRFWMRRGVDGFRVDVAHRIVKDERLRDNPPDPDHRDGMPGYRRVTEHYSRNWHEVHEIHRLLRRTVEEFDDPPRLLAGEVNLDPPELVAYYGDDDELHLPLNFHTIVDLSWTATDLAGLVDDVEDTTPAFAWPSWILSNHDKSRFPTRTGRRFARQALVFLLTARGTAVLYYGDELAMGDADVPPDRMQDPWGRHVPDESRDPERTPMPWDGSPNAGFCPPDVTPWLPLTDDAMTRNVDAQCDDPASELHLVRDLLSLRRARSSLRTGAYERLHVDDTVFAYVRRDGDEHTVVAMSFADAPRTLTLGGQHDVLRSTDADRTGSVGGELWLGPCEAVVLAAGD; from the coding sequence GTGAGCGGGCCGCAGTGGTGGCGCGATGCCGTGCTGTACCAGATCTACCCACGCAGCTGGGCGGACGGCAATGGTGACGGCATTGGTGACCTGCCCGGCATCACCGCGCGGCTCGACCACCTGGCCTGGCTCGGCGTCGACGGGCTGTGGCTGTCGCCGATCTACCCGTCGCCGATGGCCGACTTCGGCTACGACGTCGCCGACCACACCGACGTCCACCCCGACTTCGGCACGCTGGCCGACCTCGACGCGCTGGTCGCCGCCGCACACGAGCGCGACCTGCGGGTCATCCTCGACTTCGTACCGAACCACACGTCGGATGGGCACGCGTGGTTCCGGGCGTCGCGATCGTCCCGGGACGACCCGCGCCGCGACTGGTACGTCTGGCGTGACCCGGCGCCGGACGGAGGGCCGCCGAACAACTGGATGAGCCGGTTCGGTGGCGGTCCCGCCTGGACGTTCGACGAGCCGACCGGACAGTGGTACCTGCACACGTTCCTGCCGGAGCAGCCGGACCTGAACTGGCGGAACCCCGAGGTGCGCCGGGCGATGTGCGACGTCCTGCGCTTCTGGATGCGCCGCGGCGTCGACGGGTTCCGCGTCGACGTCGCGCACCGCATCGTCAAGGACGAGCGGCTGCGCGACAACCCGCCGGACCCCGACCACCGCGACGGCATGCCCGGGTACCGCCGCGTCACCGAGCACTACTCGCGCAACTGGCACGAGGTCCACGAGATCCACCGGCTGCTGCGGCGCACGGTCGAGGAGTTCGACGATCCGCCACGGCTGCTCGCGGGTGAGGTCAACCTGGACCCGCCCGAGCTCGTCGCCTACTACGGCGACGACGACGAGCTGCACCTGCCGCTGAACTTCCACACCATCGTCGATCTGTCGTGGACCGCCACCGACCTGGCCGGGCTGGTCGACGACGTCGAGGACACCACTCCGGCGTTCGCCTGGCCGTCGTGGATCCTGTCGAACCACGACAAGTCCCGGTTCCCGACCAGGACCGGTCGGCGCTTCGCGCGCCAGGCGCTCGTGTTCCTGCTGACGGCGCGCGGCACGGCGGTGCTGTACTACGGCGACGAGCTCGCGATGGGCGACGCCGACGTGCCGCCGGACCGCATGCAGGATCCGTGGGGCCGCCACGTACCCGACGAGAGCCGCGATCCCGAGCGCACGCCCATGCCGTGGGATGGCTCGCCCAACGCCGGGTTCTGCCCGCCGGACGTCACGCCGTGGCTGCCGCTGACCGACGACGCGATGACGCGCAACGTGGACGCGCAGTGCGACGACCCCGCGTCCGAGCTGCACCTGGTGCGCGACCTGCTGTCGCTGCGGCGTGCGCGATCGTCGTTGCGCACGGGCGCGTACGAGCGGCTCCACGTCGACGACACCGTGTTCGCCTACGTGCGGCGCGACGGTGACGAGCACACCGTGGTCGCCATGTCGTTCGCCGACGCGCCCCGCACGCTGACGCTCGGCGGCCAGCACGACGTGCTGCGCTCGACCGACGCCGACCGGACCGGCAGCGTCGGCGGCGAGCTTTGGCTGGGCCCGTGCGAAGCGGTGGTCCTGGCGGCGGGCGACTGA